The following are from one region of the Gammaproteobacteria bacterium genome:
- the lpxK gene encoding tetraacyldisaccharide 4'-kinase produces MQRLDHYWYSNNPISVLLAPLSWLFCLVVMLRRMAYRAGLRKVTRLPVPVIVIGNISVGGTGKTPLVAWLVGHLEQAGYSPAIVSRGYGGKACQWPQLVNAGSDPALVGDEAVLLARRCGCPMAVAPNRVAAARKVLESAACDIIISDDGLQHYALGRDIEIAVIDGTRRFGNGYCLPAGPLREPQGRLKSVDLVVVNNGQAGQGQFSMRLRSGLIRNLCDESMTRQPTDFQGQVIHAVAGIGHPSRFFEHLKSLGMTIIEHVFPDHHPFVAQDIQFGDNAPVIMTEKDAAKCRRFAGAQHWYLPVDAELDEGFGKRLLNLLRTCSRSR; encoded by the coding sequence ATGCAGCGGCTGGATCATTATTGGTACAGCAATAATCCCATATCGGTATTGCTGGCGCCCCTGTCCTGGCTGTTCTGTCTGGTGGTCATGCTGCGCCGCATGGCCTATCGCGCCGGATTGCGCAAGGTCACGCGGCTGCCCGTGCCGGTAATTGTGATTGGAAATATCAGTGTCGGTGGTACTGGCAAAACGCCGTTGGTGGCGTGGTTGGTTGGGCATCTCGAACAGGCTGGATATTCGCCCGCTATTGTCAGTCGCGGCTATGGTGGCAAGGCCTGCCAGTGGCCACAATTGGTGAATGCAGGTAGTGACCCCGCGCTGGTGGGGGATGAGGCTGTGCTGTTGGCGCGGCGATGCGGATGCCCGATGGCAGTTGCGCCAAATCGCGTTGCCGCAGCCAGAAAGGTGCTGGAAAGTGCGGCGTGCGACATTATTATCTCCGACGATGGTTTGCAACATTATGCGCTGGGCCGTGATATAGAAATCGCAGTGATCGACGGCACGCGCCGCTTCGGCAATGGTTATTGTCTGCCAGCAGGGCCATTGCGCGAGCCACAAGGCCGATTAAAGAGCGTGGATCTGGTCGTGGTGAACAACGGGCAGGCAGGGCAAGGCCAGTTTTCCATGCGACTGCGTAGCGGCTTGATCCGTAATTTATGCGATGAATCCATGACGCGCCAACCCACGGATTTTCAGGGGCAGGTTATCCACGCGGTTGCAGGCATTGGCCATCCGTCGCGGTTTTTTGAGCACCTTAAAAGTCTCGGAATGACCATCATCGAACATGTTTTCCCGGATCACCATCCGTTTGTGGCGCAGGATATTCAATTCGGCGACAATGCGCCTGTTATCATGACTGAAAAAGACGCGGCAAAATGCCGCAGGTTTGCCGGTGCGCAGCACTGGTATCTGCCGGTGGATGCAGAGCTGGATGAGGGGTTTGGTAAGCGATTACTTAACTTGCTAAGAACCTGTTCACGATCTCGCTGA
- the msbA gene encoding lipid A export permease/ATP-binding protein MsbA, which yields MTDSSSPSISMVYRRLLGYARPYWKIFAISIIAMVILAATDTGFAALMKPMLDGSFVNKDPDTIRIIPLAIIGLFILRGVSGFLSSYGMTWVGRQVINNLRREMFEHMLRLPAGFYDKSSSGQLISKLVYDVEQVAEASTSVLTVVVRDTLTIAGLLAWMFYLNWMLAITFMLTGPLIALLVVYVNRRFRRISGRIQASMGGVTEAVGQTIEGQRVIKIFGGQRHQAEIFDNVNAVNRRQHMKMTATREASVPLVQLVAGAALAGIIYLATMDSMLATITVGTFMSFIVAMTMLLTPLKRLTTIHSSIQRGIVASESIFGLLDCEAEKDTGTVRIERARGAIEYGNVSFSYDSTKGRVLENISLKIEPGQTVAFVGRSGSGKTTLVSLLPRFYDLTTGRITLDGCDIRDFKLEDLRNQIALVGQDVTLFNDTIANNIAYGRWSDVSETDIIRAAEAAHAMGFIRKLPEGLQTIVGEKGMMLSGGQRQRLAIARALLKDAPVLILDEATASLDTESERMIQAALAQLVRNRTTLIIAHRLSTIEQADVIVVMDAGQIVEQGGHTELLACGGHYANLHRMQFAAEIS from the coding sequence ATGACTGATTCATCCTCCCCGAGCATCTCCATGGTATATCGCCGCCTGCTTGGATATGCGCGGCCCTACTGGAAAATCTTCGCTATCTCTATCATCGCCATGGTGATTCTGGCGGCCACCGACACCGGATTTGCCGCGCTGATGAAGCCCATGCTGGATGGCAGCTTTGTAAACAAAGACCCGGATACCATCCGCATCATCCCGCTGGCGATTATCGGATTGTTTATTCTGCGCGGTGTCAGTGGATTTTTATCCTCCTATGGGATGACCTGGGTGGGGCGGCAGGTGATCAATAATCTGCGCCGGGAGATGTTCGAGCATATGCTGCGTCTGCCTGCCGGGTTCTATGACAAAAGTTCCTCAGGGCAGTTGATTTCAAAGTTGGTCTATGATGTGGAGCAGGTCGCGGAGGCATCCACCAGTGTGTTGACCGTTGTTGTGCGGGATACCTTGACCATCGCCGGCCTGCTGGCCTGGATGTTTTACCTGAACTGGATGCTGGCCATTACCTTTATGTTGACCGGCCCTCTCATCGCATTACTGGTGGTCTATGTGAATAGGCGTTTCCGGCGCATCAGTGGCCGCATCCAGGCAAGCATGGGCGGTGTTACCGAGGCGGTGGGCCAGACTATTGAAGGGCAGCGTGTCATCAAGATTTTTGGCGGTCAGCGCCACCAGGCGGAAATTTTTGACAACGTGAACGCAGTCAACCGGCGTCAGCACATGAAAATGACGGCGACGCGGGAAGCGAGTGTCCCTTTGGTTCAGCTGGTTGCGGGGGCTGCGCTGGCTGGCATCATCTATTTGGCGACCATGGATTCCATGCTGGCAACGATTACGGTGGGCACGTTTATGTCGTTCATCGTTGCCATGACCATGCTGCTTACACCGCTCAAGCGCCTGACCACTATTCATTCCTCGATTCAGCGCGGCATCGTTGCCTCGGAAAGCATTTTTGGCCTGCTGGATTGTGAGGCGGAAAAAGATACCGGCACGGTACGCATCGAGCGTGCGCGTGGCGCCATCGAATACGGCAATGTCTCGTTTAGCTATGACTCAACGAAGGGCAGGGTGCTGGAAAATATCAGCCTGAAGATCGAACCCGGCCAGACAGTCGCATTTGTCGGACGCTCCGGTAGTGGTAAAACAACGCTGGTCAGCCTGCTGCCGCGTTTTTATGACCTGACTACAGGCCGTATCACGCTCGATGGTTGCGATATCCGCGACTTCAAGCTTGAAGACCTGCGCAATCAAATCGCACTTGTGGGCCAGGATGTGACCCTGTTCAATGACACTATCGCCAATAACATTGCATATGGACGCTGGAGTGATGTGAGCGAGACAGATATCATTCGTGCCGCCGAGGCGGCGCATGCGATGGGGTTTATTCGTAAGCTGCCGGAGGGTTTGCAGACCATTGTCGGTGAGAAGGGCATGATGTTGTCCGGCGGTCAGCGGCAACGTCTGGCGATTGCCCGTGCTCTGCTGAAGGACGCGCCTGTGCTGATTCTCGATGAGGCCACGGCCTCGCTGGATACCGAATCAGAGCGCATGATCCAGGCTGCGCTTGCCCAGCTTGTGCGCAACCGTACCACGTTGATTATCGCCCACCGGCTGTCCACCATTGAACAGGCGGATGTGATTGTGGTGATGGATGCCGGGCAGATCGTGGAGCAGGGCGGGCACACCGAACTGCTGGCGTGTGGCGGGCATTACGCCAATCTGCATCGCATGCAGTTTGCTGCGGAGATCAGTTAA
- a CDS encoding biopolymer transporter ExbD, with the protein MNFRKSRREEPDVNLIPLVDVALLLVVFFMLSTTFNKQSAITLDLPEASAEHRQESKKPLEITIDAEGRFYVNQQRVINTQIETLKQAIRAAAGDDAKIPLLISADAKTAHQAVVTAMDAAGQLGFTHLSLATTKKPDHR; encoded by the coding sequence GTGAATTTCCGCAAATCCCGCAGAGAAGAACCCGATGTCAACCTTATCCCGCTGGTTGATGTAGCGCTCCTGCTGGTGGTGTTTTTTATGCTTTCCACCACGTTCAATAAGCAGTCTGCGATTACCCTTGATCTGCCGGAGGCCTCCGCCGAGCATCGTCAGGAGTCGAAAAAACCGCTGGAAATTACCATTGACGCTGAAGGGCGTTTCTACGTCAATCAGCAACGGGTGATCAATACCCAGATTGAAACCCTGAAACAGGCGATTCGCGCGGCGGCAGGTGATGACGCAAAAATTCCACTACTGATCAGTGCCGACGCCAAGACCGCGCACCAAGCCGTTGTTACCGCCATGGATGCCGCAGGCCAGCTTGGTTTCACGCACCTTTCACTGGCCACCACAAAAAAGCCAGATCACCGATAA